Within the Chloroflexota bacterium genome, the region TCTTTTTAGCCCTGCCGCACGGACAGGCGCAGCATAATATCGAGAAATATGCTCGGGCCGCAGAATTTATTGTTGATCTTTCAGCGGATTTTCGCCTGCGCGATCCGGCGTTGTACAAAGCCTGGTACGGCGCTGACCATGCCGCCCCGGACTGGCTGGCGAAATTCGTCTATGGCCTGCCGGAGCTATACCGTGAGGAATTGCGCGCGGCGAAATATGTCAGCGGAGTGGGTTGCAATGCCACAGCGGGAAATCTGGCATTGATGCCGTTGGTGCAGGCTGGGCTGCTGGATATGGACAAGCCAGTGATTATCGAAATCAAAACCGGTTCTTCAGAGGGCGGCGTGAGCGTCAACGCCGGTTCGCATCACCCGGAGCGCAGCGGCGTGATTCGCACCTACGCCGCTTACGGTCATCGTCACACCGCCGAAGTTATTCAGGAGATGGGTTTGCAAAATGTCTCGTTGACAATGACCTCGGTGGATTTGGTGCGCGGCGCGCTGGCGACGGCGCACGGCTACGTCAAGCCCGGTGTGGCGCTGAAAGATATGTGGAAAGCCTATCGCGGCGCAATGGCTGAAAACCCCTTCATCCGCATCGTCAAGGCACAACGCGGAATCTACCGCGTCCCCGAGCCGAAGATTTTGGCCGGTTCCAATTACGCCGATCTGGGCTTCGACTTTGATCCCAAAACCGGGCATGTCATCTCGATCTGCGCGATTGATAATCTGATGAAAGGCGCCTCGGGTTCGGCTGTCCAGTGCATGAATCTGATGCTGGGATTCGACGAAACCCTGGGGCTGGAGTTCTTCGGGTTACACCCGATTTAATGTAGAATGATGAATGCAGAATTCTGAATATTCACATTGATTTTGGAGGCTGATATGGCCGAAAACCCGCCGAAAGAACTTCGCGTTCGGACAAAAGAATATGCCTTGCGCATTATCCGTCTGTACCGGTCTTTGCCCCACAGCGGTGAATCGGGTGTGATAGGCAAACAGATTTTACGAAGTGGAACATCGGTCGGAGCGCAGTATCGTGAGGCCTATCGAGCAAAATCTCCCCGTGATTTCATCAACAAGATGGAAGGCAGTCTTCAAGAACTTGACGAAACCGCATTCTGGATTGAACTTCTCATTGAAGCCGAGATCATGCCAGAAGAGCGAATGGCTGAATTAGCAAAAGAGACCGATGAACTTATTGCCATATTCGTGGCTTCCATAAAAACAGCGAAGAAAAATAGCAAAACGTAAAACATTCATCATTCATCGTTCTGCATTTGAACAAAGGAAATCCATGACGAACAAAATTATTGTTGTTAAGCTCGGAGGTACCGAGGGTGTGGACTTCTCCGCGATTTGCCGGGACGCGGCCGCGCTGCTCGAACAGGGACAACGCCTGGTGCTGGTACATGGTGGTTCGGCGGAGGCCAGTGCCCTGGGGGAAGCCGTCGGCTATCCACCGCGCTTTGTGACTTCGCCTTCAGGGTTCACCTCGCGCTATACAGATCGTCAGACGCTGGAGATTTTTGCGATGGCGGTAAATGGCAAGATCAATACCCTTTTAGTAGAACAACTTCAAGGTCTGGGAGTCAATGCTTTGGGATTGAGCGGCGTGGATGGGCAGTTAATCCGCGCCCGGCGCAAGGATTCAATCCGCATCATCGAAAATGGCAAAAAGAAAATTTTGCGAGACGATTACACCGGTACAATTGAACGGGTCAACACCACTTTGCTGAATACCTTGCTCGATGCCGGATACACCCCCGTGGTCGCGCCGCTGGCGCTCAGCGAAAAAGGCGAAGCCCTTAATGTGGATGCTGACCGAGCCGCGGCGATGGTAGCTGCATCCATCAAAGCCGAAGCACTCTTGCTGCTGACCGCCGTCCCCGGCCTGCTGAGCAATTTCCCCGATGAGAGTTCGTTGATCGGCGAAATTCCGCAAACCAAACTCGAAGGCGCTCTCGAAATTGCGCAAGG harbors:
- a CDS encoding N-acetyl-gamma-glutamyl-phosphate reductase, whose product is MMIKASIIGASGYTGGELLRLLIPHPEVEVVQATSRSRLGEYVYMAHPNLRKQTELKFSDPGELVATDVLFLALPHGQAQHNIEKYARAAEFIVDLSADFRLRDPALYKAWYGADHAAPDWLAKFVYGLPELYREELRAAKYVSGVGCNATAGNLALMPLVQAGLLDMDKPVIIEIKTGSSEGGVSVNAGSHHPERSGVIRTYAAYGHRHTAEVIQEMGLQNVSLTMTSVDLVRGALATAHGYVKPGVALKDMWKAYRGAMAENPFIRIVKAQRGIYRVPEPKILAGSNYADLGFDFDPKTGHVISICAIDNLMKGASGSAVQCMNLMLGFDETLGLEFFGLHPI
- a CDS encoding four helix bundle protein — its product is MAENPPKELRVRTKEYALRIIRLYRSLPHSGESGVIGKQILRSGTSVGAQYREAYRAKSPRDFINKMEGSLQELDETAFWIELLIEAEIMPEERMAELAKETDELIAIFVASIKTAKKNSKT
- a CDS encoding [LysW]-aminoadipate kinase; the encoded protein is MIVVKLGGTEGVDFSAICRDAAALLEQGQRLVLVHGGSAEASALGEAVGYPPRFVTSPSGFTSRYTDRQTLEIFAMAVNGKINTLLVEQLQGLGVNALGLSGVDGQLIRARRKDSIRIIENGKKKILRDDYTGTIERVNTTLLNTLLDAGYTPVVAPLALSEKGEALNVDADRAAAMVAASIKAEALLLLTAVPGLLSNFPDESSLIGEIPQTKLEGALEIAQGRMKKKILGAQEALAGGVGQVIIADGRVAQPISCALAGNGTVMK